From the genome of Eucalyptus grandis isolate ANBG69807.140 chromosome 2, ASM1654582v1, whole genome shotgun sequence, one region includes:
- the LOC104435320 gene encoding scarecrow-like protein 14, producing MFMDPQYAGYSGPFSGFNFHDQTLAPFSNPYEELANHLLLDDPESDLSVHFPSFASDPEPCNSAVSPSFSVDGDFLSDYGDTSDPTLKYINQMLMEEDIDDKPCMFHDPLALQAAEKSLYDALCPKDRPSQNQSPLYMDSPDDNCSGSSNGYCGSSTITSSTASGGNSVDFPGTGDYCESRPSIFQPHIPENFVFQATAIPSRQSGHEFRKNVITKAKGMLGSGSAMGEFMLPNLFADSNSMLFFQKGFEEASRFIPKGNPLSIDTEKRMPHLVSKRETARAAVKAENSEPELSYLYEIKGNKKHEREDAEFEYQRSTKQPAVCVEENELADIFDRVLLCAPTGNKPDSKSPGSRFEDASNNGASQNVQKNLQSPALSAEQLCVKKPMSDKKEVVDLRNLLCSCAQAVAVEDRKNANQYLKQIRQHSSPFGDGSQRLAHSFAEALKARMDCTGAQVYTELGSKRKSATEMLKAYRAYLSVFPFQRFAIIYSNHMILSISEKATKLHIIDFGILYGFQWPALIHCLARRPGGPPKLRITGIELPQSGFRPAERVQETGRRLAKYCERFKVPFEYNAIAQKWETIRIEDLKISKDEVVAVNCLFRFKNLLDETVIINSPRDQVLKLVHRIRPRIFVHSILNGSFNACFFVSRFREVLFHYSALFDAFDAKLPREHPMRLVFEREFFSREALNVIACEGTERVERPETYKQWQIRNTRAGFKPLPLDPVIMKKLKSKLKEGYLDDFVVDKDGQWMLQGWKGRILYASSCWEPV from the coding sequence ATGTTTATGGATCCTCAGTACGCGGGATATTCCGGGCCGTTCAGCGGCTTCAATTTCCACGACCAGACTCTCGCCCCCTTCTCGAATCCATACGAGGAGCTGGCGAACCACTTGCTGCTGGACGATCCCGAATCGGACCTTTCGGTTCACTTCCCTTCCTTCGCTTCCGATCCCGAACCCTGCAACTCCGCTGTATCTCCTAGTTTTAGCGTGGATGGGGATTTCCTTTCCGACTATGGCGACACCTCGGATCCCACGTTGAAATACATAAATCAGATGCTCATGGAGGAGGACATAGATGACAAACCCTGTATGTTTCATGATCCTTTAGCTCTCCAAGCTGCAGAGAAATCCTTATACGATGCTCTCTGTCCGAAGGACCGTCCCTCACAAAACCAGTCGCCTCTCTACATGGACAGCCCTGATGACAATTGCTCGGGTAGCAGCAACGGCTACTGCGGCAGTAGTACTATCACTTCGAGCACTGCTAGCGGTGGCAATTCTGTCGACTTTCCAGGGACTGGTGATTATTGTGAGAGCCGACCCTCTATATTTCAGCCTCACATCCCAGAGAACTTTGTGTTCCAGGCGACTGCAATTCCCAGTCGCCAATCAGGGCATGAATTTCGGAAAAATGTCATTACCAAAGCTAAGGGGATGTTGGGCTCAGGCTCTGCAATGGGTGAGTTTATGCTTCCGAACCTTTTTGCGGATAGCAATTCCATGTTGTTCTTCCAGAAGGGGTTTGAGGAAGCTAGTAGATTTATTCCGAAGGGTAATCCATTGTCGATTGATACAGAGAAGAGGATGCCCCATCTGGTGTCGAAGAGGGAGACTGCAAGGGCAGCAGTCAAGGCGGAGAACAGTGAGCCTGAACTCTCGTATTTATATGAAATCAAGGGAAATAAGAAGCATGAGCGTGAGGACGCGGAATTTGAATATCAGAGGAGCACAAAGCAGCCAGCAGTTTGCGTGGAGGAGAATGAGTTAGCTGACATTTTCGATAGGGTTCTACTTTGTGCTCCGACGGGAAATAAGCCTGATTCTAAATCTCCTGGTTCTAGATTTGAGGATGCCTCAAATAATGGGGCAAGCCAGAATGTACAGAAAAATCTGCAATCACCTGCACTTTCAGCCGAACAGCTCTGTGTCAAAAAACCAATGAGTGATAAGAAGGAAGTCGTGGATCTGAGGAACCTTCTGTGTTCTTGTGCACAAGCAGTTGCCGTGGAGGATCGTAAAAATGCTAATCAATATCTGAAGCAGATTAGGCAGCACTCCTCCCCTTTTGGTGATGGGTCTCAGAGGTTGGCCCACTCTTTTGCCGAAGCCCTTAAGGCACGCATGGATTGCACAGGAGCGCAAGTCTATACGGAGTTAGGCTCCAAAAGGAAATCTGCTACTGAAATGTTGAAAGCTTACCGAGCTTATCTCTCAGTTTTCCCATTTCAGAGGTTTGCGATCATCTATTCTAACCATATGATTTTAAGCATATCTGAGAAAGCGACGAAACTGCATATTATCGATTTTGGTATCCTTTATGGTTTTCAATGGCCCGCCCTCATTCATTGCCTCGCAAGGAGACCTGGTGGCCCCCCAAAGTTGCGCATCACGGGGATCGAGCTGCCCCAAAGTGGTTTCCGTCCAGCAGAAAGAGTTCAAGAGACTGGTCGGCGCCTTGCAAAGTACTGTGAGCGTTTCAAGGTTCCATTTGAGTACAATGCTATCGCGCAGAAGTGGGAAACCATTAGGATTGAGGACCTCAAGATTTCTAAAGACGAGGTGGTTGCCGTGAATTGCCTCTTTCGATTCAAGAATTTACTTGATGAGACTGTTATAATTAATAGCCCGAGGGATCAGGTACTAAAGCTAGTACATCGAATCAGGCCAAGAATTTTTGTCCACTCGATCCTTAATGGATCCTTCAATGCCTGTTTTTTTGTGTCGAGGTTTCGGGAGGTTCTTTTCCACTACTCGGCCTTGTTTGATGCATTTGATGCTAAATTACCTCGTGAACATCCAATGAGGCTGGTATTTGAACGAGAGTTTTTCAGCCGCGAAGCTCTGAATGTCATCGCATGTGAGGGCACGGAGAGAGTTGAGAGGCCTGAGACATATAAGCAGTGGCAAATCCGCAACACGAGGGCGGGTTTTAAGCCCCTCCCCCTGGATCCCGTAATTATGAAGAAGCTGAAGTCGAAATTGAAAGAGGGGTACCTTGATGATTTCGTGGTTGACAAAGATGGTCAATGGATGCTCCAAGGATGGAAAGGTCGGATTCTTTATGCTTCCTCCTGTTGGGAACCTGTGTAG
- the LOC104435323 gene encoding xyloglucan galactosyltransferase KATAMARI1 homolog, producing the protein MKETNSSVPSSEIAEEKVIRQYREADSISCKGRHVYIQKLPRQFNEDMLRHCESLNNWTNMCDSLSNFGLGPQLPKSNKVLGNTGWYATDQFSLEVIFHNRMRRYKCLTDDSSVASAIFVPYYAGLDVARYLWDSNRTLRDVGPSDLVRWLRRRQEWKVMGGRDHFLVAGRIVWDFRRENDRPPNWGNNLVLLPESMNMTILVLESSLIDRGNDFAIPYPTYFHPSKDVEVRQWQSRMRRQKRRYLFSFAGAPRKDLYNSIRDKIISQCRASRRKCKLLECDSRGHRCHKPIFLMKLFQSSVFCLQPPGDSYTRRSAFDSMLAGCIPVFFHSGSAYDQYKWHLPGDHSKYSVFIPENHVKYGKVVLERRLLQIPKKDVLAMREEVIRLIPAILYADPTSELENYEDAFDLSVKGVLERVQRIREETLG; encoded by the coding sequence ATGAAGGAGACTAATAGTTCTGTTCCTAGTTCGGAGATTGCAGAAGAGAAGGTAATTAGGCAATATAGAGAAGCTGATTCGATTTCCTGCAAAGGGCGGCATGTTTACATTCAAAAGCTGCCGAGGCAATTCAATGAAGACATGCTCAGGCACTGCGAGTCGCTTAATAATTGGACGAATATGTGTGACTCGTTATCAAACTTCGGTCTTGGTCCTCAGCTTCCTAAGTCCAATAAGGTTCTAGGAAACACTGGTTGGTATGCCACTGATCAGTTCTCATTGGAGGTCATTTTTCACAACAGGATGAGACGTTACAAGTGCTTGACCGATGATTCCTCGGTCGCTTCGGCAATTTTCGTGCCCTATTATGCAGGTCTCGATGTGGCTAGATACCTGTGGGATTCTAACAGAACCTTGAGAGATGTCGGTCCTTCCGATCTAGTCCGGTGGCTCAGAAGAAGACAGGAGTGGAAAGTCATGGGCGGAAGGGATCATTTCTTAGTCGCTGGGAGAATCGTTTGGGATTTCAGGAGGGAAAATGACAGACCCCCCAACTGGGGTAACAATCTCGTGCTTCTGCCCGAATCGATGAACATGACCATATTAGTACTCGAGTCTTCGCTTATAGATAGAGGCAACGATTTCGCCATACCATACCCCACCTACTTCCACCCTTCGAAGGATGTGGAAGTAAGGCAATGGCAAAGCAGAATGAGAAGGCAAAAAAGGCGTTACTTGTTCTCATTTGCAGGTGCTCCGAGGAAAGACCTGTATAACTCTATCCGTGACAAGATCATCAGCCAATGCCGTGCTTCAAGAAGGAAATGCAAGCTATTGGAATGCGATTCCAGGGGACACCGGTGTCACAAGCCGATTTTCTTGATGAAGCTGTTTCAAAGTTCTGTCTTCTGTTTGCAGCCTCCTGGGGATTCGTACACCAGAAGGTCGGCCTTCGACTCGATGTTGGCAGGGTGCATTCCCGTTTTCTTCCATAGCGGCTCAGCTTATGACCAGTACAAGTGGCATTTGCCGGGTGATCACTCCAAATACTCCGTGTTCATACCGGAAAATCACGTAAAATATGGGAAGGTCGTGCTTGAGAGGCGATTGCTCCAGATCCCGAAGAAGGATGTATTGGCCATGCGAGAGGAGGTGATACGGCTCATTCCGGCTATCCTGTATGCGGATCCGACGTCGGAACTAGAGAACTATGAAGATGCATTTGATCTATCGGTTAAAGGTGTTCTTGAAAGGGTCCAGAGGATTAGAGAAGAGACGTTAGGCTAG
- the LOC104435322 gene encoding PGR5-like protein 1B, chloroplastic yields the protein MAGTSSSVAPRAFGPGAAGLSRRARVCSAAPLSVRAPTRIRGIATCKQGELGLAAEAPSCIFVGPIETASQETLEALYCQARDAYYSGKPLIVDDMFDRVELKLRRYGSDTVVKYPRCSLRRQSVYADAEEDLSQAFALASIWILFLAFGGSAFIVPVVYTVSLAYQDAFHSGIYSTHASALGFLSAVNGFLLMAMGSLVGYPIVSASVGVLQGLWRKDLAALKGACPNCGEEVFAFVKSNQSNSSAHRADCHVCECTLEFRTKIEQPASSLGRRWIYGRVYLVSRRGRTRRQVWI from the exons ATGGCCGGCACGAGCTCCTCCGTCGCGCCGCGCGCGTTCGGGCCCGGGGCCGCCGGGCTCTCCCGGCGGGCCCGGGTCTGTTCCGCGGCTCCGCTTTCCGTCCGGGCCCCGACGCGGATCCGCGGGATCGCCACCTGCAAGcagggcgagctcggcctcgccgccgaGGCTCCGTCCTGCATATTCGTCGGCCCCATCGAGACGGCCAGTCAGGAGACTCTCGAAGCTCTCTATTGTCAG GCACGAGATGCGTACTACAGCGGCAAACCTCTCATAGTCGATGACATGTTTGATAGAGTGGAG CTAAAACTCCGGCGGTACGGTTCCGATACAGTTGTGAAGTATCCTCGCTGCAGTCTCAGGCGGCAATCGGTGTATGCAGATGCAGAG GAAGATTTGTCTCAGGCCTTTGCCCTTGCCAGCATATGGATTCTGTTTCTGGCATTTGGAGGCTCAGCATTTATCGTGCCAGTAGTTTACACTGTCAGCCTGGCTTATCAAGATGCATTTCATTCGGGGATTTACAGCACCCATGCCTCTGCTCTAGGATTTCTCTCTGCTGTTAATGGCTTTCTTCTCATGGCAATGGGATCACTTGTCGGATATCCAATTGTTTCAGCTTCTG TTGGGGTACTTCAGGGCTTGTGGAGGAAAGACTTGGCAGCTTTGAAAGGGGCTTGTCCAAATTGTGGAGAAGAG GTTTTTGCATTCGTGAAGTCAAACCAATCAAATAGCTCAGCTCATAGAGCTGATTGTCACGTTTGTGAATGCACATTAGAGTTCCGCACCAAGATTGAG CAACCTGCCTCGAGCTTAGGCAGACGATGGATTTATGGTCGTGTATACCTTGTTTCTCGGAGAGGCAGGACCCGGCGCCAAGTATGGATCTGA
- the LOC104435321 gene encoding oxysterol-binding protein-related protein 3C has product MGSPKKNQSKGFFAAMSSGLSMFGNAVHRSVNGLLGYEGLEVINPEGGKEDAEEEAQKGRWKQEDRDGYWKMMQKYIGSDVTSMVTLPVLIFEPMTMLQKMAELMEYSHLLDRADECEDPHMRLVYAASWAISVYYAYQRTWKPFNPILGETYELANHGGITFIAEQVCHHPPMSAGHAENDHFTYDVTSKLKTKFLGNSVDVYPVGRTRVTLKRDGVVLDLVPPPTKVNNLIFGRTWVDSPGEMVMTNLTTGDKVVLYFQPCGWFGAGRYEVDGYVYNAAEEPKVLMTGKWNESLSYQPCDLEGEPLPGSELKEVWHVADVPANDKFQYTYFAHKLNSFQTAPKKLLASDSRLRPDRYALEKGDLSKAGAEKSRLEERQRAEKRERESKDQKFTPRWFDPTDEVTPTPWGDLEVYSYNGRYMEHRAAEDSSDSSSEIDVTSIEFNPWQYSDVSTE; this is encoded by the exons atGGGGAGTCCGAAGAAGAATCAGAGCAAGGGCTTCTTCGCCGCCATGAGCTCCGGGCTGTCCATGTTCGGCAACGCCGTCCACAGATCCGTCAACGG ATTGCTTGGCTATGAAGGTTTAGAAGTCATCAATCCAGAGGGAGGCAAAGAAGATGCAGAAGAGGAAGCTCAGAAAGGTAGATGGAAGCAGGAG GACCGAGACGGTTACTGGAAGATGATGCAAAAATATATTGGCTCAGACGTCACATCAATGGTGACACTTCCCGTTCTTATTTTTGAGCCAATGACAATGCTCCAGAAAATGGCAGAG TTAATGGAATATTCACATTTACTGGATCGGGCAGATGAATGTGAGGATCCGCACATGCGATTGGTCTATGCGG cATCATGGGCTATATCAGTCTATTATGCCTATCAAAGGACGTGGAAGCCTTTCAATCCTATTCTTGGGGAGACTTATGAACTGGCAAATCATGGCGGTATTACTTTTATTGCTGAGCAG GTCTGTCATCATCCTCCAATGAGTGCCGGGCATGcggaaaatgatcattttacGTATGATGTGACATCaaaattaaaaaccaaattCTTAGGGAACTCTGTTGATGTTTATCCTGTAGGAAG AACACGTGTCACTCTTAAACGAGATGGTGTGGTTTTAGATTTGGTGCCACCCCCAACAAAGGTTAACAACCTGATTTTTGGACGGACATGGGTTGACTCACCTGGGGAGATGGTCATGACAAATTTGACTACTGGAGACAAAGTCGTGCTGTACTTCCAACCGTGTGGCTGGTTTGG AGCCGGTCGTTATGAGGTTGATGGTTATGTTTATAATGCCGCCGAAGAACCAAAAGTCTTGATGACAGGGAAGTGGAATGAGTCGTTGAGTTATCAACCATGCGACTTGGAAGGAGAGCCTCTTCCAGGCTCAGAACTAAAAGAG GTCTGGCATGTTGCTGATGTTCCAGCAAATGACAAATTCCAGTATACTTATTTTGCGCACAAATTGAATAGCTTCCAGACTGCTCCTAAGAAGTTGCTGGCATCAGATTCTCGTTTACGTCCTGATAGATATGCACTTGAGAAGGGTGATCTCTCCAAAGCTGGCGCTGAGAAGagcag ATTGGAGGAGAGGCAAAGAGCTGAAAAGAGAGAACGGGAGTCCAAGGATCAAAAGTTTACCCCTAGATGGTTTGATCCAACTGATGAAGTCACACCTACTCCTTGGGGTGATTTGGAAGTTTACAGTTACAATGGAAGATATATGGAGCACCGAGCTGCTGAAGATAGTTCTGACAGCAGTAGCGAGATTGATGTCACATCCATTGAATTTAATCCGTGGCAATATAGTGATGTATCTACGGAATAA
- the LOC104432726 gene encoding LOW QUALITY PROTEIN: telomere repeat-binding protein 5 (The sequence of the model RefSeq protein was modified relative to this genomic sequence to represent the inferred CDS: substituted 1 base at 1 genomic stop codon) — protein MVLNRRLEYGFNGYQVPAMPRGTRSARRRNSIKKNGEDNKMHAFDLLATLAGKLLVGNSSSLSSSNSSTKKDQFPVTDSTGIEEGCHNQCKQLELQLCDQGSCGRSMLDSQLESQQHEDPKLSLEDIQHPVIGSTDCSERLGTDEDKRNDETSGHAVLGTLMSTDSKLEDDTQNEIKVEQLYSEKAPNDNGAVMYSLREPVVXDAKPLTQVSLESGAAVSFPENKDCISLDCLSPARNVEVVGRDDDEKSSGCTHPIPIKKSFRHIGDRRIRKVWASRHWKVHPRTGVNFKADYKDKSSYYKRQRSQRNYPFKKRKFFDIDFESYSDKEISSNATVYPPENHTDGDVSAKRKSPPASGQHLSYQSTDSHVKLRIESFTVPELLIEIPETATIGSLKRAVMEAVSGVLGSELRVGVLLQGKKVGDDSKTLLQTGISHDNQLSSLGFALEPDPLYTSASPKVSSLFPCDVSQPLIRYPTGPNDSQERTHDTLPEHQETNLPIVVENDCDLATSPVGVLKKGSTQSKALIPVSSMNVEALAVVPVHRKSKRSEFAQRRIRRPFSVTEVEALVQAVEKLGTGRWRDVKLRAFDSAKHRTYVDLKDKWKTLVHTARISPQQRRGEPVPQELLDRVLTAHAYWSQHQAKQQLKHI, from the exons ATGGTGCTGAATAGGAGGTTAGAATATGGATTCAATGGCTATCAGGTGCCTGCCATGCCTCGGGGCACCAGATCTGCTAGA AGGAGAAATTCGATTAAGAAGAATGGTGAAGACAACAAAATGCATGCGTTTGACTTACTGGCCACCTTAGCTGGGAAGCTGCTGGTCGGGAACAGTAGTTCTTTATCTTCCAGTAATTCGTCGACTAAAAAGGATCAATTTCCCGTCACTGACAGCACTGGTATAGAAGAAGGGTGTCACAATCAGTGTAAACAGTTGGAACTGCAACTTTGTGATCAAGGAAGCTGTGGTAGGAGTATGTTAGATTCCCAGCTTGAATCCCAACAGCATGAGGATCCAAAGCTTTCTCTGGAAGATATTCAACATCCTGTCATTGGAAGTACTGACTGCTCAGAGAGGCTGGGAACTGATGAGGACAAAAGAAATGATGAAACTAGTGGACATGCAGTGTTAGGGACTTTGATGTCAACCGACTCCAAGTTAGAAGATGATACCCAAAATGAGATTAAGGTGGAACAGCTTTATTCTGAGAAGGCTCCAAACGATAATGGGGCTGTTATGTATAGTTTAAGGGAACCGGTGGTATGAGATGCAAAACCTCTCACGCAAGTTAGCTTGGAGAGTGGTGCTGCTGTGTCATTCCCTGAGAATAAAGATTGCATTTCACTTGATTGTTTATCCCCTGCTAGGAATGTAGAAGTAGTTGGTAGAGATGATGACGAAAAATCCTCTGGGTGCACGCACCCTATCCCCATAAAGAAGTCTTTTAGGCATATTGGAGACAGAAGAATAAGGAAAGTTTGGGCTTCTCGACATTGGAAAGTACATCCTAGAACTG GTGTAAATTTCAAGGCTGATTACAAGGATAAGAGTAGTTATTATAAACGCCAAAGATCTCAGAGGAACTATCCTttcaagaagagaaaattttttgatattgaCTTTGAGTCGTATTCTGACAAGGAAATTAGTAGCAACGCGACTGTCTATCCCCCTGAGAATCATACTGATGGAGATGTTTCTG CCAAACGGAAATCCCCTCCAGCATCAGGTCAACATTTGTCGTACCAATCTACAGATTCCCATG tGAAGCTTCGGATTGAGTCTTTCACTGTGCCGGAGCTATTAATTGAAATTCCAGAGACAGCTACTATTGGCTCATTGAAG AGGGCAGTTATGGAAGCAGTTAGTGGTGTTCTTGGCAGTGAGTTACGTGTTGGGGTTCTTCTCCAGGGAAAAAAAGTTGGAGATGACAGCAAAACTCTACTACAAACCGGAATTTCACATGATAATCAATTGAGTTCGTTGGGTTTTGCCTTAGAGCCCGACCCTTTGTACACATCTGCAAGTCCAAAGGTCTCTTCTCTGTTTCCTTGCGATGTGTCTCAGCCTTTGATAAG GTATCCCACTGGTCCAAATGATTCTCAAGAGAGAACTCATGATACCCTGCCTGAGCATCAAGAGACGAACTTACCCATTGTGGTAGAGAATGATTGTGATTTGGCAACCTCTCCTGTTGGAGTGTTGAAAAAGGGTAGTACACAATCTAAAGCACTTATACCTGTTTCGTCTATGAACGTGGAGGCTTTAGCTGTGGTACCAGTGCACAGGAAATCAAAAAGATCTGAGTTTGCTCAGCGGCGCATTCGTAGACCCTTTTCTGTGACTGAAGTTGAAGCACTTGTTCAGGCTGTTGAAAAACTTGGAACTGGAAG GTGGAGAGATGTTAAGCTTCGGGCCTTTGATAGTGCAAAGCATCGGACGTATGTGGACTTAAAG GATAAGTGGAAGACATTGGTACACACTGCGAGAATATCGCCTCAGCAGAGGAGGGGAGAGCCTGTTCCTCAAGAGCTTTTGGACAGGGTCCTGACCGCACATGCTTACTGGTCCCAACACCAAGCCAAGCAACAGCTCAAGCACATCTGA